ATGATCAAGGTAAATTTCGGTTTTGGTCAGGTGATTAAAACCTCTTTTTATGCCTTCAAATGAATAGTTGACGACAATAGTACCTTCCTGAGATGAAACTGCTTCTTTTTGGATACAGGACGATAACAAGAGCAAAAAAATCAATATCTGTTTTGTTTTCAGCAAGCGGTTTAAATTTCTTTAGACATATATTGCAAGGGTGAAAATAAGAAAATCAAGGGGTTAATCATTAAATTCAAGTTGTTTGCCGTTGAAGAATGGAACATTGGCAAGGTTAAGAAAACTCAGATTGCCACTGACAAAAGTGGCAAAAACTGATGATTGCAATACTTGTCCTTCAAGAGGTGACCACCCGCATTTTGAGAGGATGTTTTCCTTGTTAACCTCCATTGATTTATCGGGAGAAACCAGCACGAGGTCGGCCCAGTAACCTTCCCGAATAAAGCCCCTGTCCTTTATTTTAAAGGCTAATGCCGGATGATGGCTGGTAAATCTGACAATTTCAGGTAAAGTAAATATTCCTTTTCTGTAAAATTCAAGCAGGCCCGGGAGAGAAAACTGGATAAAAGGAATACCGGACGGACAGTCGGGATAGGGAAGCATTTTCTCGTCAAGGGTATGAGGGGCATGGTCGGTGGCTATCATGTCAAGAACCCCATCTTTTAAGCCTTTCAACAGGGCGGTTTTATGCTCTTTGCCTTTAATGGAGGGATTACATTTGATCTTCCCCTGAAAAAGTTCGTAATCAGAGGTATCGTAAAGCAAATGATGAACGGTGGTTTCGGAGGTAATGGCCTTTTTTGCAACATCAGTCTGATGATCAAGAAGTTGCAATTCATCAAGGGTGGAAACATGGGCCAGGTGGAGGCGGGTACCGTATTTCCGGGCAAGCCTGATGGCGTATTGACTGGCTTCAAAACAAGCCTGTGCAGAGCGGATGTCGGCATGGGCAGAAAAGGGAATCTCTGAAGAATATTTTTGCTTGTAAGATTTCAGGTTTTTTTGTATAATGTCCTCATTTTCAGCATGAACGGTAATTATTCCGGGGACTTCAGTGAAAATTTTTTCTATCATACTTTCATTATCCACCAGCATATTTCCGGTAGAGGCTCCTAAAAAGACTTTTATTCCGGGTGCTCCGTTTTCTTTTGCTTTTTTCATTTCTTCCAGATTGTCATTGGATGCACCGAGATAGAATGAATAATTTGCACGTGAACTAACTGATGCCAGTGAAAATTTTTGTTTTAAAAGTGGAATACTGAGCGTTTTTGGCTGGGTATTGGGCATATCGATAAAGGAAGTAACACCACCGGCTACCGCAGCATGCGACTCGCTGAATATATCAGCTTTGTGTGTCAGTCCTGGTTCCCTGAAATGTACATGCACATCTATCACACCGGGGAACAGCCATTTCCCATTTGCATCAATTTCAATAAAATCAGATTTTATTTTCGGAATCTGTCCTCCGATAAATTCGATATGTCCCTTACGAATATAGACAGAAGCATAAAATTCATCCCCTTCGTTTACGACAAGGGCATCCCGAATCAGGTAATCGGGCATATAGTGTGCTTAGCTGAATTTAATGACAATGGGCATCAGCAACATGATAAGCTCTTCATTTTCATTTTGCTGTGCAGGAGTGATAGTTCCCGGACGATTGTGCATATTCAGGCT
The Sphingobacteriales bacterium genome window above contains:
- a CDS encoding dihydroorotase, coding for MPDYLIRDALVVNEGDEFYASVYIRKGHIEFIGGQIPKIKSDFIEIDANGKWLFPGVIDVHVHFREPGLTHKADIFSESHAAVAGGVTSFIDMPNTQPKTLSIPLLKQKFSLASVSSRANYSFYLGASNDNLEEMKKAKENGAPGIKVFLGASTGNMLVDNESMIEKIFTEVPGIITVHAENEDIIQKNLKSYKQKYSSEIPFSAHADIRSAQACFEASQYAIRLARKYGTRLHLAHVSTLDELQLLDHQTDVAKKAITSETTVHHLLYDTSDYELFQGKIKCNPSIKGKEHKTALLKGLKDGVLDMIATDHAPHTLDEKMLPYPDCPSGIPFIQFSLPGLLEFYRKGIFTLPEIVRFTSHHPALAFKIKDRGFIREGYWADLVLVSPDKSMEVNKENILSKCGWSPLEGQVLQSSVFATFVSGNLSFLNLANVPFFNGKQLEFND